In one window of Astyanax mexicanus isolate ESR-SI-001 chromosome 18, AstMex3_surface, whole genome shotgun sequence DNA:
- the LOC125782654 gene encoding uncharacterized protein LOC125782654 isoform X3, whose product MPWSAEPSDIPAVDQWMRRSEEVWEETHRRIEAVLEQHKQQADRHRREAPLYSPGDRVWLSTRDFRLPEGNKKLSPVIPGPLDETSHGMLPPPPVLMDGGPVYAVERLLDSRRRRGALEYLVDWEGYGPEERSWVTAADVLDPLLVEEFHRSHPSCPAPRPRGRPRRRSPDPGRGRRYRSAATRSLSSVRGSRRGRPRTRGRPRTRAPVQAIPASGSRVRRASGRRGAVPVCRPRPSVLSDSSGGGTVRSLGSPLTHPNSISQNPTGHDVTVSRSLSPNRVTLPRSESPVF is encoded by the exons ATGCCATGGTCAGCTGAACCTTCTGATATCCCTGCAGTAGATCAGTGGATGCGCCGTAGCgaggaggtgtgggaggagactcacagacgtaTAGAAGCCGTGTTAGAACAACACAAACAGCAGGCTGATCGTCATCGTCGTGAGGCCCCGCTCTACTCCCCAGGAGATCGcgtttggctatctaccagggatttccggctccCCGAAGGCAACAAAAAattatca ccggttatccctggtccgctgGATGAGACCTCGCATGGGATGCTGCCTCCTCCGCCTGTGCTCATGGATGGTGGACCCGTCTACGCGGTGGAGCGCCTGTTAGACTCCAGAAGGAGgaggggagccctggagtacctggtTGATTGGGAAGGCtacggacctgaggagagaagctgggttaCTGCAGCAGACGTCCTTGACCCATTGTTGGTGGAAGAATTCCATCGGTCGCATCCGTCTTGTCCAGCACCACGCCCTCGGGGTCGTCCAAGGAGGAGGTCTCCTGACCCTGGAAGGGGTAGGCGCTATAGGTCTGCTGCTACTCGGTCTCTcagttccgtccgcggctccagGAGGGGTCGTCCCAGGACCAGGGGTCGTCCCAGGACCAGGGCTCCTGTTCAGGCTATCCCCGCTTCGGGTTCTCGTGTCCGTCGGGCCTCCGGGCGGAGAGGGGCGGTTCCTGTGTGTCGTCCTCGTCCTTCGGTTCTTTCGGActcctcggggggaggtactgtcaggtctctaggatctcctctcacacacccgaactctatttcccaaaatcccactggccatgacgtcaccgtcagccgctcactctcacccaatcgcgttacgctcccccgttcagagtcacctgtattctaa
- the LOC125782654 gene encoding chromobox protein homolog 8-like isoform X2, whose protein sequence is MRRSEEVWEETHRRIEAVLEQHKQQADRHRREAPLYSPGDRVWLSTRDFRLPEGNKKLSVKFIGPFKIIKRINEVTYRLELPSNYRVCPSFHVSLLKPVIPGPLDETSHGMLPPPPVLMDGGPVYAVERLLDSRRRRGALEYLVDWEGYGPEERSWVTAADVLDPLLVEEFHRSHPSCPAPRPRGRPRRRSPDPGRGRRYRSAATRSLSSVRGSRRGRPRTRGRPRTRAPVQAIPASGSRVRRASGRRGAVPVCRPRPSVLSDSSGGGTVRSLGSPLTHPNSISQNPTGHDVTVSRSLSPNRVTLPRSESPVF, encoded by the coding sequence ATGCGCCGTAGCgaggaggtgtgggaggagactcacagacgtaTAGAAGCCGTGTTAGAACAACACAAACAGCAGGCTGATCGTCATCGTCGTGAGGCCCCGCTCTACTCCCCAGGAGATCGcgtttggctatctaccagggatttccggctccCCGAAGGCAACAAAAAattatcagttaagtttattggcccttttaaaataatcaaaagaatCAACGAAGTTACATACCGTCTTGAATTACCTTCTAATTATCGTGTCTGTCCTTCTTTCCATGTTTCTTTActtaagccggttatccctggtccgctgGATGAGACCTCGCATGGGATGCTGCCTCCTCCGCCTGTGCTCATGGATGGTGGACCCGTCTACGCGGTGGAGCGCCTGTTAGACTCCAGAAGGAGgaggggagccctggagtacctggtTGATTGGGAAGGCtacggacctgaggagagaagctgggttaCTGCAGCAGACGTCCTTGACCCATTGTTGGTGGAAGAATTCCATCGGTCGCATCCGTCTTGTCCAGCACCACGCCCTCGGGGTCGTCCAAGGAGGAGGTCTCCTGACCCTGGAAGGGGTAGGCGCTATAGGTCTGCTGCTACTCGGTCTCTcagttccgtccgcggctccagGAGGGGTCGTCCCAGGACCAGGGGTCGTCCCAGGACCAGGGCTCCTGTTCAGGCTATCCCCGCTTCGGGTTCTCGTGTCCGTCGGGCCTCCGGGCGGAGAGGGGCGGTTCCTGTGTGTCGTCCTCGTCCTTCGGTTCTTTCGGActcctcggggggaggtactgtcaggtctctaggatctcctctcacacacccgaactctatttcccaaaatcccactggccatgacgtcaccgtcagccgctcactctcacccaatcgcgttacgctcccccgttcagagtcacctgtattctaa
- the LOC125782654 gene encoding uncharacterized protein LOC125782654 isoform X1: protein MPWSAEPSDIPAVDQWMRRSEEVWEETHRRIEAVLEQHKQQADRHRREAPLYSPGDRVWLSTRDFRLPEGNKKLSVKFIGPFKIIKRINEVTYRLELPSNYRVCPSFHVSLLKPVIPGPLDETSHGMLPPPPVLMDGGPVYAVERLLDSRRRRGALEYLVDWEGYGPEERSWVTAADVLDPLLVEEFHRSHPSCPAPRPRGRPRRRSPDPGRGRRYRSAATRSLSSVRGSRRGRPRTRGRPRTRAPVQAIPASGSRVRRASGRRGAVPVCRPRPSVLSDSSGGGTVRSLGSPLTHPNSISQNPTGHDVTVSRSLSPNRVTLPRSESPVF from the coding sequence ATGCCATGGTCAGCTGAACCTTCTGATATCCCTGCAGTAGATCAGTGGATGCGCCGTAGCgaggaggtgtgggaggagactcacagacgtaTAGAAGCCGTGTTAGAACAACACAAACAGCAGGCTGATCGTCATCGTCGTGAGGCCCCGCTCTACTCCCCAGGAGATCGcgtttggctatctaccagggatttccggctccCCGAAGGCAACAAAAAattatcagttaagtttattggcccttttaaaataatcaaaagaatCAACGAAGTTACATACCGTCTTGAATTACCTTCTAATTATCGTGTCTGTCCTTCTTTCCATGTTTCTTTActtaagccggttatccctggtccgctgGATGAGACCTCGCATGGGATGCTGCCTCCTCCGCCTGTGCTCATGGATGGTGGACCCGTCTACGCGGTGGAGCGCCTGTTAGACTCCAGAAGGAGgaggggagccctggagtacctggtTGATTGGGAAGGCtacggacctgaggagagaagctgggttaCTGCAGCAGACGTCCTTGACCCATTGTTGGTGGAAGAATTCCATCGGTCGCATCCGTCTTGTCCAGCACCACGCCCTCGGGGTCGTCCAAGGAGGAGGTCTCCTGACCCTGGAAGGGGTAGGCGCTATAGGTCTGCTGCTACTCGGTCTCTcagttccgtccgcggctccagGAGGGGTCGTCCCAGGACCAGGGGTCGTCCCAGGACCAGGGCTCCTGTTCAGGCTATCCCCGCTTCGGGTTCTCGTGTCCGTCGGGCCTCCGGGCGGAGAGGGGCGGTTCCTGTGTGTCGTCCTCGTCCTTCGGTTCTTTCGGActcctcggggggaggtactgtcaggtctctaggatctcctctcacacacccgaactctatttcccaaaatcccactggccatgacgtcaccgtcagccgctcactctcacccaatcgcgttacgctcccccgttcagagtcacctgtattctaa